In one Nicotiana tomentosiformis chromosome 6, ASM39032v3, whole genome shotgun sequence genomic region, the following are encoded:
- the LOC104117553 gene encoding dolichyl-diphosphooligosaccharide--protein glycosyltransferase subunit STT3A, translating to MAASSDTVVTPSSLRRAFGNVFSLFILILIGVLAFSIRLFSVIKYESVIHEFDPYFNYRVTQFLTKNGIYDFWNWFDDRTWYPLGRVIGGTVYPGLTLTAGTLWWILNSLNIPLSVETVCVFTAPTFSAFAAWATYLLTKEVKGPGAGLTAAALLAMVPSYISRSVAGSYDNEAVAIFALIFTFYLYIKTLNTGSLFYATLNALAYFYMVCSWGGYTFIINLIPMHALLCIVTGRYSSRLYIAYAPLVILGTLLAALVPVVGFNAVMTSEHFASFLVFIILNVVGLVYYIKGILTPKMFKVAVTLVISAGLIVCCAVVAVLIALVASSPTKGWSGRSLSLLDPTYASKYIPIIASVSEHQPPTWPSYFMDINVLAFLVPAGIIACFLPLTDASSFVILYLVTSVYFSGVMVRLMLVLAPAACIMSGIALSSAFGVFTRSIKFASIGKQVDAGDTGNGVTQNDVVKPDKTEEPPKEKASRKKKKEKENVEKTPIVTKSERRLLMLPMEASVVAILLLMLLGAFYVVHCVWAAAEAYSAPSIVLTSHSHDGLHVFDDFREAYAWLSHNTDVDDKVASWWDYGYQTTAMANRTVIVDNNTWNNTHIATVGTAMSSPEKAAWEIFNSLDVKYVLVVFGGLVGYPSDDINKFLWMVRIGGGVFPHIKEPDYLRDGQYRIDSMATPTMLNCLMYKLSYYRFVETDGKGFDRVRRTEIGKKHFKLTHFDEVFTTHHWMVRIYKLKPPKNRIRGKTKKSKSKSNSASSKRSATRKKNPWL from the exons TTTCTGACAAAGAATGGAATTTACGACTTCTGGAATTGGTTTGATGATCGGACCTG GTATCCACTTGGACGAGTGATTGGTGGAACTGTTTACCCTGGACTGACATTGACCGCTGGCACCTTGTGGTG GATACTTAATTCTCTGAATATTCCTCTTTCTGTGGAAACTGTTTGTGTATTTACTGCTCCTACATTCTCCGCTTTTGCTGCTTGGGCAACATACCTTCTGACAAAG GAAGTTAAAGGGCCTGGGGCTGGACTAACTGCTGCAGCTCTATTAGCCATG GTTCCGTCCTATATATCTCGATCAGTGGCCGGAAGCTATGACAATGAAGCTGTGGCCATATTTGCCTTGATCTTCACTTTCTATCTCTATATAAAG ACACTGAACACGGGTTCCCTCTTTTATGCTACTCTAAATGCCTTGGCATACTTTTACATG GTTTGCTCATGGGGAGGATATACCTTTATTATCAACCTTATTCCAATGCACGCCCTACTTTGCATCGTAACAGGGCGCTATTCTTCACGGCTTTACATTGCCTACGCTCCATTG GTTATCCTGGGAACGCTATTGGCTGCTTTGGTCCCTGTTGTAGGTTTTAATGCAGTCATGACATCAGAACATTTTGCTTCATTTCTG GTGTTCATAATTCTCAATGTTGTGGGGCTTGTCTATTACATCAAAGGGATTCTCACACCAAAAATGTTCAAAGTAGCTGTGACTCTTGTTATATCTGCAGGCTT GATTGTTTGCTGTGCTGTGGTAGCTGTGCTAATTGCACTTGTTGCCTCTAGCCCAACAAAGGGATGGAGTGGACGAAGTCTTAGCCTGCTTGACCC AACCTATGCGAGCAAGTATATACCAATTATTGCCAGTGTTAGCGAACATCAACCACCTACTTGGCCTTCTTACTTTATGGACATAAATGTATTAGCATTTTTGGTCCCCGCAGGCATTATT GCATGCTTTTTGCCGCTGACTGATGCTAGCTCCTTTGTGATTCTTTATTTAGTGACTTCAGTATACTTTTCTGGTGTTATG GTCCGCCTAATGCTTGTACtggccccagcggcatgtatAATGTCTGGGATTGCTCTGTCATCAGCTTTTGGTGTTTTTACTCGATCAATCAAATTTGCATCAATTGGTAAACAGGTTGAT GCAGGGGATACTGGTAATGGTGTTACACAGAATGATGTGGTGAAGCCTGATAAAACTGAAGAACCACCAAAGGAAAAAGCttcaagaaaaaagaagaaagaaaaggagAATGTGGAAAAAACTCCTATTGTTACTAAAAGTGAGAGGAGGCTTTTGATGTTACCCATGGAGGCTTCTGTTGTTGCTATTCTTTTACTTATGTTGCTGGGTGCCTTTTATGTG GTTCATTGTGTCTGGGCAGCTGCGGAAGCTTATTCAGCTCCGTCTATTGTCTTAACATCACATTCGCATGATGGACTTCATGTATTTGATGACTTCAGAGAGGCTTATGCATGGTTGAGCCACAATACTGATGTAGATGATAAA GTGGCATCATGGTGGGACTATGGCTATCAGACGACTGCCATGGCAAATCGCACTGTTATTGTTGATAATAACACCTGGAATAATACACACATAGCAACAGTTGGTACAGCCATGTCCTCTCCTGAAAAAGCAGCCTGGGAAATCTTCAATTCTTTGGATGTAAAATATGTTCTTGTTGTCTTTGGAG GTCTTGTTGGGTACCCCAGTGATGATATCAACAAGTTCCTCTGGATGGTTAGAATAGGTGGGGGTGTCTTCCCTCATATCAAGGAGCCTGATTATCTG AGAGACGGTCAGTACCGGATTGATTCTATGGCTACTCCAACCATGCTGAACTGCCTTATGTACAAACTATCTTATTACAG GTTTGTGGAGACAGATGGCAAGGGTTTTGATAGAGTAAGGCGGACTGAAATTGGAAAGAAACATTTTAAGCTCACCCACTTTGACGAG GTGTTTACTACTCACCACTGGATGGTCCGGATATACAAACTAAAACCCCCTAAGAACAGAATACGTGGAAAGACAAAGAAGTCTAAATCG AAATCTAACTCAGCTAGCTCGAAAAGAAGTGCAACACGAAAGAAGAATCCCTGGCTTTAA